Proteins from a single region of Corallococcus silvisoli:
- a CDS encoding cyclic nucleotide-binding domain-containing protein, whose translation MAGDTTGNSRGGSLRGGTLQAVQSLAAQGEPERAAQLYEELGAAQRERLRKEAAQGSAKERHWLVDVLRRARDFTGAARLLDGSGDDVKVADLYAQGGQHVAAAEAYLRAGEVERAAAAFERGGALERALEVYRGLGARESMAHCLVRLGRPFEAADLYHALGQSHAEAEALGGVLVEDPRYVEAVLRTCKVLDAGGFTHRALAVLADALSSADHLRVDPVLVTEKARLLRRMGLDMEAEALLARLAAGASVPEASGYRFLKAIPIFGELPLEDMKDLYRLARPVTAAPGTVLLEKGAPGTGLLVLLEGTVDVFAGNEPAARHLNTLGPGSFLGEISLVQDGPVSANVRAKTAVRALRITRESFQHFLATHDAASLHIYRLFTQSLAARVRALSG comes from the coding sequence ATGGCAGGCGACACGACGGGCAACAGTCGGGGTGGGTCGTTGCGAGGCGGCACGCTCCAGGCGGTGCAGTCCCTGGCGGCGCAGGGCGAGCCGGAGCGCGCGGCGCAGCTCTACGAGGAGCTGGGCGCGGCGCAGCGTGAGCGCCTGCGCAAGGAGGCCGCCCAGGGGTCCGCGAAGGAACGCCACTGGTTGGTGGACGTGCTGCGCCGGGCGCGCGACTTCACCGGGGCGGCGCGGCTGCTGGATGGCAGCGGTGACGACGTGAAGGTGGCGGACCTGTACGCGCAGGGCGGCCAGCACGTGGCGGCGGCGGAGGCCTACCTGCGCGCGGGCGAGGTGGAGCGCGCCGCGGCCGCCTTCGAGCGGGGCGGGGCGCTGGAGCGCGCGCTGGAGGTGTACCGGGGCCTGGGCGCTCGCGAGTCGATGGCGCATTGCCTGGTCCGCCTGGGGCGCCCCTTCGAGGCCGCGGACCTCTACCACGCGCTGGGGCAGTCGCACGCGGAGGCCGAGGCCCTGGGCGGCGTGCTCGTGGAGGACCCCCGCTACGTCGAAGCGGTGCTGCGCACCTGCAAGGTGCTGGACGCGGGCGGCTTCACGCACCGGGCGCTCGCGGTGCTGGCGGACGCGTTGAGCAGCGCCGACCACCTGCGAGTGGATCCGGTGCTGGTGACGGAGAAGGCGCGGCTGCTGCGGCGCATGGGCCTGGACATGGAGGCGGAGGCGCTGCTCGCGCGGCTGGCCGCGGGCGCGTCCGTGCCGGAGGCCAGCGGCTACCGCTTCCTCAAGGCCATTCCCATCTTCGGGGAGCTGCCGCTGGAGGACATGAAGGACCTGTACCGGCTGGCGCGGCCCGTGACGGCGGCGCCGGGCACGGTGCTCTTGGAGAAGGGCGCCCCCGGCACCGGGCTGCTGGTGCTGCTGGAGGGCACGGTGGACGTGTTCGCAGGCAACGAGCCCGCCGCGCGGCACCTCAACACGCTGGGGCCGGGCTCGTTCCTGGGGGAGATCTCCCTGGTGCAGGACGGCCCGGTGTCCGCGAACGTGCGGGCGAAGACCGCGGTGCGCGCGCTGCGCATCACCCGAGAGAGCTTCCAGCACTTCCTCGCCACGCACGACGCGGCCTCGCTGCACATCTACCGGCTCTTCACGCAGAGCCTCGCGGCGCGCGTGCGGGCGCTGAGCGGCTGA
- a CDS encoding ATP-binding protein: MRPVSAQQPGPRGVDGTQGRSSPLPMLPNRVQAPPAPPAGNRPPSRPSGGNAVIQETPPEVIHALAAAQKEAQAAVKADPELAFAVGFTHFDTPTSQDNHITVLSTKEDLPRLASQTLVRVKSREDRRSYLGLVVGGPFAEPNAVPASSSMAIGVVTQGKKLTYTFDYHGRAEVELLGEEIQGTLHPPRFRPRPQSPVFLLDEEESARVLGVGGDLSLGMVVGYEGMEARLNARDKAVLPRHTGIIGTTGGGKSTTVATLIHRAQLAGIATIVFDVEGEYTHINQPTDHTAMLEALKRRGHKEEGVKDLHVHHLDGRKTRNPRHRPLHRFSLNFSSLSPYAIAEILELSDAQHERFIKAYDVTKLLLQDFKIFPTDKNDPEQQRLVMDVDELSTGFPRMTIQHVLDVVNAYLYSLSDEGKNEDRSTGTRTRSRRRGPTQDDLPLDAEPEAAQPPLPRGPLLQSEFKSNPGMVMQRVYAASSRTEISWKALSSKLHRLKRLNIFDRGTTAGVKYDAMLSPGRVSVIDLSDTDSPQLNNLVIADILRGLQERQEDAYEKADRDGGEVTPVLIIIEEAHEFLSANRIKQMPVLFEQVSRIAKRGRKRWLGLVFVTQLPQHLPNEVLALLNNFIIHKITDGAVISRMQKTVGSIDESLWNRVSRLAPGQALVSFSNFTRPLMVAVDPAPVKRLLVD; the protein is encoded by the coding sequence ATGCGCCCTGTCTCCGCGCAACAGCCAGGCCCAAGAGGGGTGGATGGCACGCAGGGACGTTCGTCGCCCTTGCCCATGCTCCCGAACCGGGTCCAGGCGCCGCCAGCGCCACCCGCCGGCAACCGACCTCCCTCCCGTCCTTCGGGCGGCAACGCCGTCATCCAGGAGACGCCCCCTGAGGTCATCCATGCCTTGGCGGCGGCGCAGAAGGAGGCCCAGGCGGCGGTGAAGGCCGACCCCGAACTGGCCTTCGCGGTGGGCTTCACCCACTTCGACACGCCCACCAGCCAGGACAATCACATCACCGTCCTGTCGACGAAGGAGGACCTGCCCCGGCTGGCGTCACAGACGCTGGTGCGCGTGAAGTCACGCGAGGACCGCCGCTCCTATCTGGGGCTGGTGGTCGGCGGTCCCTTCGCGGAGCCCAACGCCGTGCCCGCGAGTTCCTCCATGGCCATTGGGGTGGTCACCCAAGGAAAGAAGCTGACCTACACGTTCGACTACCATGGCCGCGCCGAAGTGGAGCTGCTGGGCGAGGAGATCCAGGGAACGCTGCACCCACCCCGCTTCCGACCCCGGCCGCAGAGCCCCGTCTTCCTCCTGGATGAGGAGGAGAGCGCGCGCGTGCTGGGCGTGGGCGGAGACCTGAGCCTGGGGATGGTGGTGGGTTACGAAGGAATGGAGGCCCGGCTGAACGCGCGCGACAAGGCCGTCCTGCCCCGGCACACGGGGATCATCGGGACGACCGGCGGCGGCAAGTCCACCACCGTCGCCACGCTCATCCACCGCGCGCAGCTCGCGGGCATCGCCACCATCGTGTTCGACGTGGAGGGCGAATACACGCACATCAACCAGCCCACCGACCACACCGCGATGCTGGAGGCGCTCAAGCGTCGAGGACACAAGGAAGAAGGGGTGAAGGACCTGCACGTCCACCATCTGGACGGGCGCAAGACACGCAACCCGCGCCACCGTCCGCTGCATCGCTTCTCCCTGAACTTCTCCAGCCTGTCGCCGTATGCCATCGCGGAGATCCTGGAGCTATCGGACGCGCAGCACGAGCGCTTCATCAAGGCCTACGACGTCACCAAGCTGCTGCTTCAGGACTTCAAGATCTTCCCGACCGACAAGAACGATCCGGAACAGCAACGGCTGGTGATGGATGTGGACGAGCTGTCCACCGGCTTCCCTCGGATGACCATCCAGCACGTGCTGGACGTGGTGAACGCCTATCTCTACAGCCTCAGCGACGAGGGCAAGAACGAGGACCGGAGCACGGGCACGAGGACGCGCTCCCGTCGGCGTGGGCCCACCCAGGACGATCTGCCGCTGGACGCGGAACCTGAAGCCGCGCAGCCCCCGCTCCCCAGGGGGCCGCTGCTCCAGAGCGAGTTCAAGAGCAATCCTGGAATGGTGATGCAACGCGTATACGCGGCGAGCAGTCGCACGGAGATCAGCTGGAAGGCCCTGTCCAGCAAGCTCCACCGCTTGAAGCGGCTCAACATCTTCGACCGAGGCACCACCGCGGGCGTGAAGTACGACGCGATGCTCAGTCCCGGCCGGGTGTCCGTCATCGACCTGTCAGACACGGACTCGCCTCAGCTCAACAACCTGGTCATCGCGGACATCCTGCGCGGGCTCCAGGAGCGACAGGAGGACGCCTACGAGAAGGCCGACCGTGACGGCGGCGAAGTCACCCCGGTCCTCATCATCATCGAAGAGGCCCATGAGTTCCTGTCCGCCAACCGCATCAAGCAGATGCCAGTGCTGTTCGAACAGGTGTCGCGCATCGCGAAGCGGGGCCGCAAGCGGTGGCTGGGGCTCGTCTTCGTCACGCAGCTCCCCCAGCATCTGCCCAATGAGGTCCTGGCCCTGCTCAACAACTTCATCATCCACAAGATCACCGACGGAGCGGTCATCAGCCGGATGCAGAAGACCGTGGGCAGCATCGACGAGAGCTTGTGGAACCGCGTCTCCCGGCTCGCTCCGGGTCAGGCGCTGGTGTCCTTCAGCAACTTCACCCGGCCCCTGATGGTCGCCGTGGATCCGGCGCCCGTGAAGCGGCTGCTCGTCGATTGA
- a CDS encoding ImmA/IrrE family metallo-endopeptidase gives MRERWLRDALELAGLPLPGTFPRAIVADAQKILPVSFVCLDEVRPHSIRAYLSRRGWKSIPVKGNDDRDMHGCIVPMRGTAFLFYSRSDPVEEQRFTCAHELAHFVLDHLTPRRRALRFFGESILPVLDNQERPTQEQLLTSALDGVPVKDQSHLMERDDTGAIDTGDVFRAEQRADRLAFEWLAPESVASPFMKQGTHEEQAARLQRSFGLPLRKAEAYARVLRRRAGAPRFSLASVLGERSPS, from the coding sequence ATGAGGGAGCGCTGGCTGAGGGACGCGCTCGAGTTGGCGGGGCTCCCCCTGCCAGGCACGTTTCCTCGCGCCATCGTCGCGGACGCGCAGAAGATCCTGCCGGTCAGCTTCGTCTGCCTTGATGAGGTGCGCCCCCACTCCATCCGCGCCTACCTCTCCCGGCGCGGATGGAAGTCCATTCCCGTCAAGGGAAACGACGACCGGGACATGCATGGCTGCATCGTGCCCATGCGAGGGACGGCCTTCCTCTTCTACTCTCGCAGCGACCCCGTCGAAGAGCAGCGGTTCACGTGCGCGCACGAGCTCGCACACTTCGTTCTCGACCATCTGACCCCACGACGGAGGGCGCTCCGCTTCTTTGGCGAGAGCATCCTTCCCGTGCTCGACAATCAGGAGCGCCCCACGCAGGAGCAGCTGCTGACCTCGGCGCTGGACGGCGTCCCGGTGAAAGACCAGAGCCACCTGATGGAGCGGGACGACACCGGCGCCATCGATACCGGGGATGTCTTCCGCGCCGAGCAACGCGCGGACCGCCTCGCCTTTGAATGGCTCGCGCCCGAATCCGTCGCATCGCCATTCATGAAGCAAGGCACCCATGAGGAGCAGGCCGCACGACTCCAGCGGTCGTTCGGCCTGCCACTCCGGAAGGCCGAAGCCTATGCGCGGGTGCTGCGCAGGCGAGCAGGTGCCCCTCGCTTCTCCCTGGCATCCGTGCTGGGCGAAAGGAGCCCGAGTTAG